Proteins encoded by one window of Arabidopsis thaliana chromosome 2, partial sequence:
- a CDS encoding DCD (Development and Cell Death) domain protein (DCD (Development and Cell Death) domain protein; FUNCTIONS IN: molecular_function unknown; INVOLVED IN: biological_process unknown; LOCATED IN: cellular_component unknown; CONTAINS InterPro DOMAIN/s: Development/cell death domain (InterPro:IPR013989), Kelch related (InterPro:IPR013089); BEST Arabidopsis thaliana protein match is: DCD (Development and Cell Death) domain protein (TAIR:AT5G61910.2); Has 307 Blast hits to 293 proteins in 25 species: Archae - 0; Bacteria - 2; Metazoa - 2; Fungi - 0; Plants - 297; Viruses - 0; Other Eukaryotes - 6 (source: NCBI BLink).): MPKNRRMMEEFNGASSGGEPEYGAIFMSNNSTRKECLSRKLFGLPIGLGGFVKHVKAGMMLFLFEFEKRELHGVFQACSDGAINIEPNAFRSSGKQFPAQVKFTEKWRCRPLCESEFGNAIHENYFTPTKFNFGLSKAQVQRLLKLFSMKKVERSRLRETAAPKPLRKSENTVGDRGFRNRCAGEMDEDVDREFPFRVTPSGDHRGRRLTENYGFGEESDSGLEYDPTKGNEYSRLVDPKLHGLKDRLRCKVTMNNNFGTDASTKNSYNSLVNDRKVPKNLRHAANGWLESEYHEKDGIAQASLWSNNKERLNFESDPVVPAQSSVPPDLPYETNTGYYDPDHPSIMGDATMTSSRHGLGAPNVDLTGSASFTANSNYGFGEDIIPFGDYVSDALPSERFQPFPDEHNGTSMNTSSLGSGGFYIPMPIEHWNGHLRHSQFLGPLTSAGGTENMREFERPMYSDRNIFPSFVYPSSSRGLSTKDGLNNELQTYQHPEEFGDHVSYTTDMVVRGPSIHPSFTNPSTSGDGADLYPENRANNEVQAYQPHKEFGGDAFDSNNRVTHRVSPAKLERNRTRPSVFNRLGGRLKQLDAERDTSPDTESVDEVMAFLNDCHKDWMEQKRANMSNSEDVAIPKKKKEKIHTAEVLDNDLMLTFTETTPDDLLDCEGSMEHSVQKLPFIDFKRRSRAQRSLGNPTQGCKDNPEHSASPNKKRKLLRPKLVEDDSEKDRENKAGPIKIVLASEKDRGNNDLTVKVLASQSPTKVHVHDFLGRNEGDSQMDRGRNDNPIETVLASQSATEVPVHDFLGRNECDSQKDDNPVENLLASQSATEVHVRDFFGRNEDDSEKNKGNNNDPAENFLALEYASEVPFHDFLGRDER, encoded by the exons ATGCCTAAAAATCGGAGGATGATGGAGGAATTTAATGGTGCTTCTTCTGGAGGAGAGCCGGAGTATGGTGCTATTTTCATGTCCAATAACTCAACCAGGAAGGAATGCCTTAGCCGAAAGCTTTTCGGTTTGCCAATTGGGCTAGGAGGATTTGTTAAACATGTTAAAGCTGGAatgatgttgtttttgtttgaattcgAGAAGAGAGAGCTACATGGTGTGTTTCAGGCTTGCTCTGATGGTGCAATAAACATTGAGCCTAATGCTTTCCGCTCTTCTGGGAAACAGTTTCCTGCTCAG GTCAAGTTTACTGAGAAGTGGCGTTGTAGGCCACTTTGTGAAAGTGAGTTTGGTAATGCTATCCATGAAAATTACTTCACACCAACaaagtttaattttggacTCTCCAAGGCTCAG GTTCAAAGGCTATTGAAGTTGTTTAGCATGAAGAAGGTAGAGAGATCACGACTGAGAGAAACTGCAGCTCCGAAACCGTTAAGGAAATCTGAAAATACAGTTGGTGATCGTGGCTTTAGGAATCGTTGTGCAGGAGAAATGGATGAAGATGTTGACCGTGAGTTTCCCTTCAGAGTTACACCTTCAGGAGATCATCGAGGTCGTAGGTTAACAGAGAATTATGGTTTTGGGGAGGAATCTGATAGTGGACTAGAGTATGATCCAACTAAAGGGAATGAGTACTCCAGACTTGTTGATCCCAAACTGCATGGGTTGAAGGATAGATTACGATGTAAGGTTACCATGAATAATAACTTTGGCACAGATGCTTCAACTAAGAATTCGTATAATTCTCTAGTTAATGATCGAAAAGTCCCGAAGAACTTGAGACACGCTGCAAATGGATGGTTAGAAAGTGAGTACCATGAAAAAGATGGTATCGCACAGGCAAGTTTGTGGTCTAACAACAAGGAACGCCTTAATTTTGAGTCAGATCCAGTGGTTCCTGCTCAAAGCTCAGTACCTCCAGACTTACCATATGAAACAAACACAGGATACTATGACCCTGATCATCCCAGCATCATGGGAGATGCAACAATGACAAGCTCTAGGCATGGTCTTGGTGCACCTAATGTTGATCTAACTGGCTCAGCTTCCTTTACAGCGAACTCAAATTATGGATTTGGAGAAGATATTATACCTTTTGGTGATTATGTCAGTGACGCCTTGCCCTCCGAGAGATTCCAACCATTCCCTGATGAGCATAATGGTACAAGCATGAACACTAGTAGTCTGGGCTCGGGTGGTTTCTATATTCCAATGCCTATTGAACATTGGAATGGTCATTTGCGTCACTCTCAGTTTCTTGGTCCCTTAACTTCTGCAGGGGGCACTGAGAACATGAGGGAGTTTGAAAGGCCGATGTACTCAGACCGTAACATCTTCCCTTCATTTGTTTATCCTTCATCATCAAGGGGTTTGTCTACTAAGGACGGACTCAACAATGAACTTCAAACATATCAACACCCGGAAGAATTTGGAGATCATGTTTCTTATACAACTGATATGGTGGTTCGGGGTCCCAGTATTCACCCTTCTTTTACCAATCCTTCAACATCTGGGGATGGAGCTGATTTGTATCCAGAGAACAGAGCCAATAACGAAGTTCAAGCTTATCAACCGCATAAAGAATTTGGCGGTGATGCTTTTGACTCTAACAATAGGGTGACTCATCGTGTTAGTCCTGCTAAActtgaaagaaacagaaccagACCAAGTGTCTTTAATAGGTTGGGTGGGCGTTTAAAACAACTTGATGCTGAAAGGGATACGTCTCCTGACACTGAATCAGTAGATGAGGTCATGGCCTTTTTAAATGACTGTCACAAAGATTGGATGGAGCAAAAAAGAGCAAATATGAGTAATTCTGAAGATGTTGCAAtaccgaagaagaaaaaggaaaagattCATACAGCAGAGGTACTTGACAATGATTTGATGCTTACTTTTACTGAGACTACTCCAGATGATCTGTTGGATTGTGAAGGAAGTATGGAACATAGTGTTCAAAAGCTACCATTCATTGATTTTAAGCGCCGTAGCAGAGCTCAAAGGAGCCTTGGTAATCCAACTCAAGGGTGTAAAGACAACCCCGAACATTCAGCTTCTCCGAACAAGAAAAGGAAGCTGCTGAGACCAAAACTCGTTGAAGATGACTCAGAAAAggatagagaaaacaaagctGGTCCTATTAAAATTGTCTTGGCCTCAGAAAAAGATAGAGGAAACAATGATCTGACTGTAAAAGTCTTGGCCTCACAGTCACCTACTAAAGTCCATGTCCATGACTTCCTTGGACGTAATGAAGGCGACTCGCAAATGGATAGAGGTAGGAATGATAATCCTATTGAAACTGTCTTGGCCTCACAGTCAGCTACTGAAGTCCCCGTCCATGACTTCCTTGGACGTAATGAATGTGACTCGCAAAAGGATGATAATCCTGTTGAAAATTTATTGGCCTCACAGTCAGCTACTGAAGTCCACGTCCGTGACTTCTTTGGACGTAATGAAGATGACTCGGAAAAGAATAAAGGAAACAATAATGATCCTGCTGAAAATTTCTTGGCCTTAGAGTATGCTTCTGAAGTCCCCTTCCATGACTTCCTTGGACGTGATGAACGATAA
- the EXL7 gene encoding EXORDIUM like 7 (EXORDIUM like 1 (EXL1); FUNCTIONS IN: molecular_function unknown; INVOLVED IN: biological_process unknown; LOCATED IN: endomembrane system; EXPRESSED IN: 13 plant structures; EXPRESSED DURING: 7 growth stages; CONTAINS InterPro DOMAIN/s: Phosphate-induced protein 1 (InterPro:IPR006766); BEST Arabidopsis thaliana protein match is: EXORDIUM like 5 (TAIR:AT2G17230.1); Has 396 Blast hits to 396 proteins in 23 species: Archae - 0; Bacteria - 2; Metazoa - 0; Fungi - 0; Plants - 394; Viruses - 0; Other Eukaryotes - 0 (source: NCBI BLink).) — protein sequence MSLIIVFFFFSLLLTSNGQFFDESKNYEGSSDLVDLQYHLGPVISSPVTSLYIIWYGRWNPTHQSIIRDFLYSVSAPAPAQYPSVSNWWKTVRLYRDQTGSNITDTLVLSGEFHDSTYSHGSHLTRFSVQSVIRTALTSKLPLNAVNGLYLVLTSDDVEMQEFCRAICGFHYFTFPSVVGATVPYAWVGNSERQCPEMCAYPFAQPKPFPGSGFVAREKMKPPNGEVGIDGMISVIAHELAEVSSNPMLNGWYGGEDATAPTEIADLCLGVYGSGGGGGYMGSVYKDRWRNVYNVKGVKGRKYLIQWVWDLNRNRCFGPNAMN from the coding sequence ATGTCtctcatcatcgtcttcttcttcttctcactctTGCTCACATCCAATGGACAGTTCTTCGACGAGAGCAAGAACTATGAAGGCTCCTCCGATCTCGTTGACCTTCAATACCACTTGGGTCCGGTCATATCCTCGCCGGTGACGAGTCTCTACATCATTTGGTACGGCCGATGGAACCCAACTCACCAATCTATAATCCGAGACTTTCTCTACTCTGTCTCTGCACCGGCACCGGCTCAGTACCCGTCAGTATCCAACTGGTGGAAGACAGTGAGGCTATACAGAGACCAGACAGGTTCCAACATCACCGACACTCTTGTCTTATCCGGAGAGTTCCACGACTCAACGTACTCTCATGGATCTCATCTCACTCGCTTCTCTGTTCAGTCTGTGATCAGAACTGCCTTGACTTCCAAGTTACCACTAAACGCTGTAAACGGCTTGTACTTAGTCTTGACCTCGGATGATGTAGAGATGCAAGAGTTCTGCAGAGCGATTTGCGGGTTTCATTACTTCACTTTCCCAAGCGTTGTGGGTGCAACCGTACCGTATGCTTGGGTGGGCAACAGTGAGAGACAGTGTCCAGAAATGTGTGCGTACCCATTTGCACAGCCTAAGCCATTTCCGGGGAGCGGGTTTGTAGCcagagagaagatgaaaccGCCAAATGGAGAGGTAGGAATCGATGGGATGATCAGTGTGATAGCTCATGAGCTGGCAGAAGTGTCGAGTAACCCGATGTTAAACGGATGGTATGGAGGAGAGGACGCGACAGCACCGACAGAGATAGCGGATTTATGTTTGGGAGTGTATGGGtcaggaggaggaggaggctaTATGGGAAGTGTGTATAAGGATAGGTGGAGGAATGTGTATAATGTGAAGGGCGTTAAAGGAAGAAAGTATCTAATTCAATGGGTTTGGGATCTTAATAGGAACAGATGCTTTGGACCAAACGCTATGAATTAG